The Pyrenophora tritici-repentis strain M4 chromosome 10, whole genome shotgun sequence genome contains a region encoding:
- a CDS encoding Zn-finger protein, which produces MAPKRRVTEDSVYLPPKKLRTGAAEVKTPDPDYASDDSGDYKVNYTDNGTLRAESEARRQWNYVCPTCAQRFNRPCRLETHMRSHNKERPFACVEPGCDKTFPRKDHLQRHLKNAHSDPATERTFVCDWNGCGKSFTSNGRLQRHRDVHGSKFYCTEYPPCNEAFRKAKALEAHVKSQHLEIKPYACAHVDEETGEKCTSGFQTEGALRRHMERAHVDTREQGHFCMLCMAANNEAKTAATESDDTFNPPSFATKEELEAHTTECHPPVCAQCGQQFKSASTLKTHFDNVHGDPQNQPQYPCPRLGCDSIFNRKHNLSVHIQTVHDKQFRYSCTSNALQNSKHADLKAWNGENACGASFKAKSSLDQHVRTHHLGLGNRKELRKAAKSKKKPEPSMLTMLTGVGYEQGRDVPCLVKTCEYRFYMDRDLRRHLRAEHNIPEDEVEELIQERDAVSGGQFWIGGFDDSMNMFDSATPSMPETPAPYFTEGAPTLPYPDTKSSDLPHCFFDQQFDHLSLLNEQAELDMQMGLGNLPPPVDPHGGVHWDMLAPVEQYNSDPILR; this is translated from the exons ATGGCACCAAAGCGCAGAGTTACTGAAGATTCGGTTTACTTGCCACCAAAGAAGCTTCGTACAG GTGCTGCGGAGGTCAAGACACCTGACCCCGACTACGCTTCGGACGATTCTGGCGACTACAAGGTCAATTACACGGACAATGGGACCCTGAGGGCGGAGAGCGAGGCCCGACGCCAATGGAACTATGTTTGCCCTACGTGTGCCCAGCGCTTCAACAGACCGTGTCGCCTCGAAACGCATATGCGAAGTCACAACAAGGAGCGCCCATTTGCCTGTGTCGAACCGGGATGCGACAAGACGTTTCCGCGCAAAGACCACCTGCAACGTCACCTCAAGAATGCCCATAGCGACCCGGCCACCGAGCGAACCTTCGTATGCGACTGGAACGGGTGTGGGAAGAGTTTCACCTCCAATGGACGGCTACAGAGGCATCGGGACGTTCACGGATCCAAGTTCTACTGCACTGAATACCCACCATGCAATGAAGCTTTTAGGAAGGCAAAGGCGCTGGAGGCGCATGTCAAGAGTCAGCATCTAGAGATCAAGCCGTACGCTTGCGCTCATGTGGATGAAGAAACAGGCGAGAAGTGCACAAGCGGGTTCCAAACCGAGGGTGCCTTGCGACGCCACATGGAAAGGGCGCATGTTGATACTCGAGAGCAGGGTCACTTTTGCATGCTGTGCATGGCCGCCAATAACGAGGCGAAAACGGCAGCGACCGAGTCTGACGATACCTTCAATCCACCATCTTTCGCGACAAAAGAAGAGCTTGAAGCGCACACAACCGAATGTCACCCACCTGTATGCGCCCAGTGTGGCCAACAGTTCAAGAGCGCATCCACACTCAAGACGCACTTTGACAACGTGCACGGCGATCCGCAAAACCAACCACAGTACCCTTGCCCAAGACTAGGCTGCGACAGTATCTTCAATCGCAAGCACAACCTCAGCGTACACATCCAGACTGTTCACGACAAGCAGTTCAGGTACTCTTGTACATCGAACGCTCTCCAGAACTCGAAACACGCAGATCTCAAGGCCTGGAACGGAGAAAACGCATGCGGTGCTTCGTTCAAAGCCAAGTCATCCCTCGACCAACATGTCCGGACACATCACCTTGGCCTTGGTAACCGCAAGGAACTCCGAAAGGCCGCCAAatcgaagaagaagccaGAGCCATCCATGCTTACTATGCTTACCGGTGTGGGCTACGAGCAAGGCCGCGACGTACCTTGTCTGGTCAAGACATGCGAGTACCGTTTCTACATGGACCGCGATCTACGCCGTCACTTGCGCGCAGAGCACAACATTCCCGAGGACGAGGTAGAAGAGCTGATTCAAGAGAGAGACGCTGTCAGCGGAGGACAGTTCTGGATTGGTGGCTTCGACGATTCAATGAACATGTTCGACTCTGCTACGCCTAGCATGCCGGAGACGCCCGCCCCGTACTTTACAGAAGGTGCGCCCACATTGCCTTATCCTGATACGAAGAGTTCGGATCTCCCACATTGCTTCTTCGACCAGCAATTCGATCATCTTTCGCTGCTCAACGAACAAGCGGAGTTGGATATGCAGATGGGGTTGGGCAACTTGCCTCCGCCTGTAGATCCTCACGGTGGTGTTCACTGGGACATGCTTGCGCCGGTTGAGCAGTACAACAGCGACCCTATCCTTCGCTAA
- a CDS encoding Trichoplein multi-domain protein codes for MPDQKWDPPTALSTAPIFDDAVYLAEALHLPVNETEDQLDAELVLLASESGIADPYRFVPAPKTIARAISSMTLDSDERSSKSIHSHETQSTTLTSAPSRTSRDHLYPSDRLSAKMLTRSLSRSRPTRSVEKHQQATPCPGPGIGSVQCSPLSASPSAVSLPTAQRQPRPRKKRGSAIFNIFRKDTRFVVASRLPSCLTRDDSNACTANVTHHRHHRDAKLECGHSLSAYNVRGHMLEATNGGAKSATHLVPNCCGNPLPPSVLEIVLTKETDISEKDEGPSPATSTFRDSGYCEAGIPAIGLPNLTKGDIVADNLPSKRTRHAPINIEAALANEAFKSFKTQQTEQFEHVSSFECTQRKALEAHHQTTLQRLKVRHDVTKEELIEQHTEDLERLEERQLLAEHDMIKAHAQETQNVCTALKYIEAYCVGTREEQDRTHTVSEDDLKKLERQKATQRELPRKHASAINVLRARQEVDMERRLEAQEAELEQLDADYEKEVSAKEAEYKKESERLEGLIATRRKRLLQRWDLRFEMWRKGWEEQNNTTLDAKLEHETWPPRKADHAITISDASALYQYLEAAVSAA; via the exons ATGCCAGACCAGAAATGGGACCCGCCCACCGCCCTCAGCACGGCGCCCATCTTCGACGATGCCGTCTATCTTGCCGAAGCGCTGCATCTGCCCGTCAATGAGACTGAGGATCAGCTCGACGCCGAATTAGTGCTGCTTGCTAGTGAATCTGGCATCGCCGACCCTTATCGCTTCGTGCCGGCCCCAAAGACCATTGCTCGCGCCATTTCGTCCATGACGTTGGACAGCGATGAGAGGAGCTCAAAATCCATACATTCGCACGAAACCCAGTCCACCACCCTCACTTCTGCGCCTTCTCGTACTTCCAGAGACCACCTCTATCCTAGCGACCGCCTTTCGGCAAAGATGCTCACTCGATCACTTTCACGCTCACGTCCGACACGGTCGGTGGAGAAGCACCAGCAAGCCACTCCATGTCCTGGGCCTGGTATCGGGTCAGTGCAATGTTCGCCTCTGTCCGCCTCGCCTTCTGCCGTTTCCCTCCCGACAGCCCAACGGCAGCCGCGACCACGCAAAAAGCGTGGCTCGGCCATTTTCAACATCTTCCGCAAAGATACAAGGTTTGTTGTAGCCAGTAGGCTACCATCATGTCTCACCAGGGATGACAGTAATGCTTGCACCGCCAACGTCACACACCACCGACACCATAGAGACGCAAAGCTAGAATGTGGCCATTCCTTGTCTGCGTACAATGTCCGCGGACATATGCTGGAAGCGACAAACGGTGGCGCTAAGAGCGCCACACATCTTGTGCCAAATTGCTGCGGAAACCCATTACCACCGTCTGTGTTGGAGATTGTTCTCACAAAGGAGACGGACATCTCTGAAAAGGACGAAGGCCCGTCGCCGGCCACGTCCACGTTCCGCGACTCTGGCTATTGCGAAGCTGGAATACCAGCAATAGGGCTGCCAAATCTGACCAAAGGCGATATTGTAGCAGACAACCTGCCATCTAAGCGTACCAGGCATGCGCCAATCAACATCGAAGCAGCATTAGCAAACGAAGCTTTCAAGAGCTTCAAGACGCAGCAGACGGAGCAATTCGAACATGTATCAAGCTTTGAGTGCACTCAGCGAAAGGCACTGGAGGCACACCATCAGACCACGCTGCAGCGGTTGAAGGTCCGGCACGATGTCACAAAAGAAGAACTGATTGAGCAG CACACCGAGGATCTTGAACGCTTAGAAGAACGCCAGCTTCTTGCCGAACACGACATGATCAAAGCGCACGCCCAAGAGACACAGAACGTATGCACGGCGCTAAAGTACATCGAGGCTTATTGCGTGGGCACAAGAGAGGAGCAAGACCGCACACACACCGTGTCGGAGGACGACTTGAAGAAGCTAGAGCGGCAAAAAGCAACACAACGAGAACTTCCAAGGAAGCATGCGAGTGCAATCAACGTACTACGTGCAAGGCAAGAGGTGGATATGGAGCGAAGGTTGGAAGCACAGGAAGCCGAGCTGGAGCAACTGGATGCCGACTATGAAAAGGAGGTTTCAGCAAAAGAAGCGGAATACAAGAAAGAGTCGGAAAGACTTGAGGGACTCATTGCAACACGAAGAAAGAGGTTGTTGCAGAGATGGGACCTAAGGTTCGAGATGTGGCGCAAGGGCTGGGAGGAGCAAAACAACACGACACTGGATGCAAAGCTCGAACATGAGACCTGGCCGCCTCGCAAAGCCGATCACGCCATCACCATTTCCGATGCTAGTGCCTTGTACCAGTACCTCGAAGCCGCGGTATCAGCCGCCTGA
- a CDS encoding MdlB, ABC-type multidrug transport system, ATPase and permease component produces the protein MSTTPVSNVTLDHEKTATQADDERAYMSQVGWKALFGFTTKQHVPVILGGIAAASLAALSMPIFAIIYGLIFREYTNYGAGNSDSEKLMSSVTRFCIILAGITTVTWLANSFYFFFFLTFGELQARSARNIIFDALMRKDMTWFDMREAGIAAFLPTVQMHIRDLQLSVSSPFGEAFQALVQGFAALGVAFYYSWDLTLVILCTIPLLYLVQSLVSNRLSVRAREHGEKLESALKYITTALSSIETVKCFNGERHELQVFTMIVSVAAGLYRRVANLRSIQIGIMQFFTVSVFVQGFWYGSHIIDTGASDAGKVLTTFWAALMAMAGVTSLMPQLIVLQKGKTAGGKLMMLMNQISTSDCQLESQGHRKPPRRPGDIEFKHVTFSYPSRADEVAIRDASLFIPAGETTFVIGKSGSGKSTLGQLLVRFYQPSSGQILLDGVPLEDLDVQWLRKNVTLVEQHSILFNDTIRRNLALGKLEDTIDMDDTSSAVKFAMLESVVEGLPDGLDTDLGMEGSSLSGGQKQRMALARAKIRNSPVLILDESTSALDYVTRAEILEAIRKWRKGKTTIIITHDISQIQPTDFLYLMENARVVQEGYRKELESQDGAFQVFLDSHEEPDEDGENDSDDSYDRDDADEIISLYDEPWTVQRPAMHRPMSAILFGQSVLEPIIGNRLSYARNAPTNLGIDLGILMHQGEEERGRQSVRNSFVVDQDALKAPPGTPGLKQPPGIPTSAPSTFPSKEYGSRPSSRASSRLSNSYPQQRLSYSKEEYGSRPVSMLSSRPAPRYGERPRSLAIRGSSCVRSDVPKKRSGKENLLSKASLLHRSRAKKDGNPTESLPMKDILMSVWPAIDWRSRLLLIGAFSCAIVHSAATPLFAWVFAKLLNTFYGSSTRNEESRNYALAILGIAAVDGIASYLMFFLSDTVAQAWALSLKTEAMRRILVQPREFFDKEENSMSRLAETLDHFAEEARNLPGRFACVFVVIIVMILVSATWSMVISWKLALVALATGPILFAITKGYNMVSSRWERLANEADDKVGEVLHETFINIRTVRCLVLEDHFRKKYNDATTEAVNVGIKRALYSGSIFGLTFTGSIFVAILLFWYGGLLIARNEYTVDSVMQCFLVLMLSVNHVSYMAHYFTQINISREAGTRLLRLARLPTDSHELHGAVQIQSAGDITLNNVNFSYPTRPDVQVLHDVSFSIPHGSCTAIVGSSGSGKSTIASLLLKLYQTSPSPIDNGNGMFISSRDIKTLHTTTLRSHIAIVSQTPVLFPCTIAQNIAYGLSPSLFEASMECIRAAAEAAGVADFIDSLPQGYNTLVGEGGTGLSGGQSQRLSIARALVREPDVLVLDEATSALDRGCYAALTTVVPQVKGRWRVG, from the exons ATGTCGACCACACCCGTTTCAAATGTCACGCTGGATCACGAAAAAACGGCAACCCAGGCCGATGATGAACGAGCATACATGTCCCAGGTGGGCTGGAAGGCGTTATTTGGCTTTACAACAAAACAGCATGTACCTGTAATACTCGGCGGCATTGCGGCTGCGTCTCTCGCTGCCCTCTCAATGCCCATATTTGCCATCATCTACGGTCTCATCTTTCGCGAATACACAAACTACGGCGCTGGCAACTCTGACAGTGAAAAGCTCATGAGTAGTGTTACCCGGTTTTGCATAATACTTGCTGGAATCACAACCGTAACTTGGCTCGCAAACAGTTTCTactttttcttctttcttacATTTGGCGAGCTCCAAGCGAGAAGTGCTCGCAATATAATCTTCGATGCTCTAATGAGAAAGGACATGACATGGTTTGACATGAGAGAAGCGGGCATCGCTGCATTTCTTCCCACAGTTCAGAT GCACATTCGCGATTTGCAGTTATCTGTATCATCGCCTTTCGGTGAGGCTTTTCAGGCCCTTGTTCAAGGATTTGCGGCACTCGGCGTAGCCTTCTACTACTCCTGGGACCTGACACTCGTCATCTTGTGCACTATCCCTCTACTATATTTGGTCCAATCATTGGTTTCGAATCGACTTTCTGTGCGAGCACGCGAACATGGCGAAAAGCTTGAATCTGCTTTGAAGTACATAACGACTGCATTATCAAGCATTGAGACAGTCAAGTGCTTCAATGGGGAGCGACACGAGCTTCAAGTTTTTACGATGATAGTCTCTGTCGCGGCAGGGCTGTACCGACGCGTCGCCAACCTCCGTTCCATACAAATCGGCATCATGCAGTTCTTCACCGTCAGCGTGTTCGTTCAGGGTTTCTGGTATGGCAGCCACATAATTGATACTGGGGCCAGTGATGCGGGCAAGGTTCTTACAACTTTTTGGGCAGCACTCATGGCGATGGCTGGCGTCACATCACTCATGCCCCAGCTAATCGTACTACAAAAGGGCAAGACGGCAGGCGGAAAACTAATGATGCTGATGAACCAAATATCGACAAGCGACTGCCAGCTCGAGTCACAAGGCCATAGAAAGCCTCCGCGACGTCCGGGCGACATTGAATTCAAACACGTAACCTTCTCATACCCTTCTCGAGCCGACGAAGTCGCAATACGCGACGCCTCACTTTTTATCCCAGCAGGAGAGACTACCTTTGTCATTGGAAAGAGCGGTTCGGGAAAGAGTACACTGGGTCAGCTTCTTGTTCGCTTCTATCAGCCGTCTTCAGGTCAGATACTTTTGGACGGTGTTCCACTTGAGGATTTGGACGTTCAGTGGCTTCGAAAAAATGTTACGCTCGTGGAGCAACACAGTATACTATTCAACGACACCATCCGACGGAATCTCGCACTGGGAAAGCTTGAGGACACAATTGACATGGACGACACAAGCAGTGCCGTAAAGTTTGCCATGTTGGAGTCAGTTGTGGAAGGGCTACCAGATGGCCTGGATACAGATCTTGGTATGGAAGGTAGCTCGTTGAGCGGTGGTCAGAAGCAAAGGATGGCTTTGGCTAGGGCAAAGATACGCAACTCGCCCGTATTGATTCTAGACGAGTCGACCAGTGCGCTTGACTATGTCACAAGAGCGGAAATACTGGAAGCCATACGAAAGTGGCGAAAGGGAAAAACAACAATCATCATCACCCACGACATCTCCCAGATCCAACCCACAGACTTCTTATACTTGATGGAAAACGCCCGGGTGGTGCAAGAGGGATACCGAAAAGAGCTGGAATCTCAAGATGGGGCTTTTCAAGTCTTTCTCGACTCGCACGAGGAGCCTGACGAGGACGGCGAGAATGATTCCGACGACTCATATGATAGAGACGATGCTGATGAGATTATATCGCTCTATGATGAGCCATGGACTGTTCAAAGACCTGCGATGCACCGTCCGATGTCTGCCATTCTCTTCGGACAGTCGGTTCTAGAACCCATTATTGGAAATCGTTTGTCTTATGCAAGGAATGCGCCGACAAATTTAGGCATCGATCTTGGAATATTGATGCATCAAGGTGAAGAAGAAAGGGGTCGACAGTCGGTGCGTAATTCCTTTGTAGTGGATCAAGATGCCCTCAAGGCACCGCCTGGTACTCCGGGATTGAAACAGCCTCCTGGCATTCCCACGTCTGCTCCAAGTACCTTTCCATCAAAAGAATATGGCTCAAGACCGAGCTCTCGCGCCTCGTCGCGTCTTTCAAACTCATACCCACAGCAGCGTCTGTCTTACTCAAAGGAAGAGTATGGCTCACGACCAGTTTCTATGCTGTCCAGTCGACCAGCCCCTCGCTACGGAGAACGTCCTCGATCTCTTGCGATCCGGGGCTCTTCATGCGTCCGTTCAGATGTTCCAAAAAAGCGCTCTGGCAAAGAAAATCTCTTGTCAAAAGCAAGCCTTCTACATCGTAGCCGTGCCAAGAAGGACGGCAATCCTACAGAATCTCTTCCCATGAAAGATATATTAATGTCTGTGTGGCCTGCCATAGATTGGAGATCGCGCCTTCTTCTCATCGGAGCGTTTTCCTGCGCGATCGTTCACTCTGCAGCTACACCTTTGTTCGCCTGGGTATTCGCAAAACTCCTTAACACCTTCTATGGATCAAGCACGAGGAACGAAGAATCCCGTAACTATGCACTGGCGATTTTGGGCATCGCTGCCGTCGATGGAATTGCAAGTTACCTCATGTTCTTCCTCTCCGACACGGTGGCACAGGCATGGGCTCTGTCACTCAAGACGGAAGCCATGCGTCGCATCCTCGTCCAACCACGCGAATTCTTCGACAAAGAGGAAAACAGCATGTCAAGACTGGCGGAGACATTGGATCACTTTGCTGAGGAAGCACGCAATCTACCTGGGCGTTTTGCGTGTGTGTTCGTGGTGATCATTGTAATGATACTGGTCTCAGCCACATGGAGCATGGTGATATCCTGGAAGCTGGCGCTTGTAGCTTTGGCTACGGGCCCGATACTCTTTGCCATTACAAAAGGCTACAACATGGTTAGCAGTCGGTGGGAGAGATTAGCAAACGAAGCAGACGACAAGGTTGGTGAGGTCCTTCACGAAACCTTCATCAATATCCGAACAGTCCGCTGTCTCGTATTGGAAGACCACTTCCGAAAGAAGTACAACGACGCAACAACAGAAGCCGTCAATGTCGGCATCAAACGAGCCTTGTACTCTGGTTCCATCTTCGGCCTCACCTTCACCGGCTCAATCTTCGTCGCCATACTCCTCTTCTGGTACGGCGGCCTGCTCATCGCCCGCAACGAATACACCGTCGACTCCGTCATGCAATGTTTCCTCGTCCTCATGCTCAGCGTAAACCACGTCAGCTACATGGCGCACTACTTCACCCAAATCAACATCTCCCGCGAAGCCGGAACCCGACTGCTCCGCCTAGCCAGACTCCCCACCGACTCCCACGAACTCCACGGAGCAGTTCAAATCCAATCTGCGGGCGATATAACCCTCAACAACGTAAACTTTTCATACCCTACACGTCCAGACGTACAGGTCCTCCACGACGTCTCCTTTTCCATCCCCCATGGTAGTTGCACCGCTATCGTCGGATCATCTGGATCAGGAAAATCAACAATCGCTTCCTTACTCCTCAAACTATACCAGACGAGCCCTTCACCCATCGATAACGGCAACGGCATGTTCATCTCCTCCCGCGACATCAAAACCCTACACACCACAACACTCCGCTCACACATAGCAATCGTCTCCCAAACACCCGTCCTCTTCCCTTGCACAATCGCCCAAAACATCGCCTACGGGCTCTCTCCCTCGCTCTTCGAGGCAAGCATGGAATGCATCCGCGCCGCGGCGGAAGCAGCAGGCGTAGCGGATTTCATCGACAGTTTACCACAGGGTTACAATACGCTTGTTGGCGAGGGTGGAACGGGGCTGTCTGGCGGTCAGTCACAGCGTCTTTCTATTGCGAGGGCGTTGGTAAGGGAGCCAGATGTGCTGGTGCTGGATGAGGCGACTAGTGCGCTTGATAGG GGCTGCTACGCCGCGCTCACCACCGTTGTCCCCCAGGTCAAGGGCCGGTGGCGTGTGGGATGA
- a CDS encoding RNA-binding protein translin family, translating to MAEEKPEQSASAFGAMFDGFRSELDQHHDRRERIIKASRDITAASKKIIFTLQRVRTVGQAFPPWVAKKNAEYWDIIEDRYKNIAADVQGLNAYRYSHNITGGNQEFMEALSFQHYLETQSLISYDEVKSRIAAMSGEAGPIPFTPEDYILGVCDMTGELMRFSVTSMATSGKLPAGKPVDSNKRLKQDNDQDEHADKMDIDEQTPATTETPKPRTVLDDLRAIRLQLEMFDVQGGSKFASELETKKMPVMRECVDKVEKGLYGLTVRGNERPKGWMPDMGSAKVEVESY from the exons ATGGCGGAAGAGAAGCCTGAGCAATCGGCATCGGCCTTTGGGGCGATGTTCGATGGTTTCCGCTCAGAGCTGGATCAACATCACGATCGCCGAGAGCGCATCATCAAAGCATCACGCGACATCACTGCGGCGAGCAAGAAGAT CATCTTCACCCTCCAAAG GGTTCGCACTGTCGGTCAAGCATTCCCTCCATGGGTGGCCAAGAAGAATGCCGAATACTGGGATATCATCGAAGATCGATACAAGAACATCGCTGCAGATGTACAAGGTCTCAACGCGTATCGATACTCGCACAACATCACAGGCGGCAATCAAGAGTTCATGGAGGCGCTCAGCTTCCAACACTACCTGGAGACGCAATCACTCATTTCTTATGACGAAGTCAAGTCAAGGATCGCTGCTATGAGCGGTGAAGCTGGACCGATTCCCTTCACCCCAGAGGACTACATACTAGGCGTTTGCGACATGACTGGCGAGCTCATGCGCTTCTCGGTCACAAGCATGGCTACTAGCGGAAAGCTCCCAGCTGGAAAGCCAGTCGATTCAAACAAGAGGCTCAAGCAAGATAACGACCAAGATGAGCACGCGGACAAGATGGACATTGACGAACAAACACCTGCTACGACGGAGACGCCAAAGCCACGAACCGTCTTGGATGACCTAAGAGCAATTCGCCTGCAGCTTGAGATGTTTGATGTACAAGGTGGGTCCAAGTTTGCGTCTGAGCTGGAGACAAAGAAGATGCCGGTCATGCGTGAGTGTGTGGACAAAGTGGAAAAGGGACTATATGGACTCACAGTGCGTGGCAACGAGAGGCCCAAGGGATGGATGCCAGACATGGGCAGTGCCAAAGTTGAAGTGGAGAGTTACTGA
- a CDS encoding Polysacc-synt-4 domain containing protein — protein sequence MSLAGPAGMPINPEETENFEDIEKQFAVKVVQHMETYWKILEKVPGTKLRLTKIDDEIYEHLKKDFPEFDASATLNEDEMKSKEGKERWRKFIAEYEKKVEDYNFGTMIRANPKEEYSQEGTIFAVRMQFYAIEIARNREGLNDWIYEKAQGK from the exons ATGTCTCTAGCCGGACCAGCAGGCATGCCCATTAACCCCGAGGAGACGGAGAACTTCGAGGAC ATTGAGAAGCAATTCGCCGTTAAAG TCGTCCAGCATATGGAAACATACTGGAAAATCCTCGAGAAAGTGCCCGGTACCAAGTTGCGACTCACCAAGATCGACGACGAAATCTACGAGCACCTTAAGAAAGACTTTCCCGAATTCGATGCGTCGGCCACATTAAACGAGGATGAGATGAAGAGCAAAGAAGGCAAGGAACGGTGGCGCAAGTTCATCGCCGAGTACGAAAAGAAAGTGGAGGACTACAACTTCGGCACAATGATACGCGCAAACCCCAAGGAGGAGTACAGCCAAGAGGGCACCATATTTGCCGTACGAATGCAGTTCTATGCCATCGAGATTGCACG GAACCGCGAAGGTTTAAACGACTGGATCTACGAAAAGGCCCAGGGCAAATAG
- a CDS encoding ArnT, 4-amino-4-deoxy-L-arabinose transferase and related glycosyltransferase PMT family: MALSSFFSSPPLVFTTSIILRAIFLIYGLWQDANSPMKYTDIDYYVFTDAARYISRGQSPYARDTYRYTPLLAWLIYPTVWSGPFWFSFGKILFAIGDVAAGWMMFRILKEYKKMDNERALKFASIWLLNPMVATISTRGSSEGLLGVFVTALLWAVLAKRIPLAGFLLGFAVHFKIYPFIYAVSIVWFLDNPKTGTRKSAALDTTSEQIWSFLNAQRIYLAIYSLVTFAALNIAMYAMYGWPFLEHSYFYHLIRSDHRHNFSPYNTLLYYNSSPGDKPVHYPAPDQQSAPSFDLPRLAFLPQLLLSAVFIPLVLSKKDLPSTMLAQTFAFVTFNKVCTSQYFLWYMMFLPYYLPDSTLLQPTSIGITALVFWIVGQVAWLQQGFQLEFNGISTFLPGLWYSSLFFFLVNTGILGVIIHDTRIKQAHRIVIQKKER; this comes from the exons ATGGCTCTTTCCTCCTTTTTCAGCAGTCCGCCCTTGGTCTTTACAACATCCATCATCCTCCGTgccatcttcctcatctATGGACTCTGGCAAGATGCAAATTCTCCGATGAAATATACGGATATCGACTATTATGTTTTCACCGATGCTGCGCGATACATCTCACGCGGCCAATCGCCTTACGCAAGAGACACGTATCGTTATACACCTCTCTTGGCATGGCTCATCTATCCTACAGTCTGGTCTGGCCCATTCTGGTTTTCTTTCGGGAAGATTCTGTTCGCTATTGGCGACGTAGCTGCCGGATGGATGATGTTCCGCATTTTGAAAGAGTACAAGAAGATGGATAATGAGCGGGCTTTGAAATTTGCTAGCATATGGCTGTTGAATCCAATGGTAGCTACCATCAGTACGAGAGGAAGCTCCGAAGGACTACTTGGTGTCTTTGTGACGGCTCTATTATGGGCCGTATTGGCGAAGCGCATACCACTCGCTGGTTTCCTATTGGGTTTTGCGGTACATTTCAAGATATACCCATTCATCTACGCTGTTTCCATTGTCTGGTTTCTCGACAACCCCAAGACCGGAACGCGCAAGTCAGCCGCTCTAGACACTACATCCGAACAGATCTGGTCCTTTCTGAACGCACAGAGAATTTATTTGGCCATCTACAGTCTCGTCACCTTCGCGGCTCTGAACATTGCCATGTACGCCATGTATGGATGGCCATTCCTCGAACACAGCTATTTCTACCATTTGATCCGTAGCGACCACCGCCACAACTTTTCGCCCTACAATACACTTCTTTATTATAATTCCTCGCCAGGGGACAAACCGGTTCACTATCCTGCTCCGGATCAACAAAGTGCGCCTTCATTCGACCTACCGCGTTTGGCATTTCTTCCGCAATTACTCCTCAGCGCTGTATTCATCCCACTTGTACTATCAAAGAAAGATCTACCAAGCACGATGCTAGCGCAGACTTTTGCGTTTGTCACTTTCAACAAAGTCTGCACAAGCCAG TACTTCCTCTGGTACATGATGTTCCTCCCCTACTACCTCCCCGACTCGACGCTTCTACAACCAACCTCAATCGGCATCACAGCGCTCGTCTTCTGGATCGTCGGACAGGTAGCCTGGCTACAGCAAGGGTTCCAGCTGGAGTTCAATGGCATCTCCACCTTTCTACCAGGTCTGTGGTATTCTAGTCTGTTCTTCTTTTTGGTCAATACAGGTATTCTGGGTGTCATCATTCATGACACAAGAATAAAACAGGCGCACAGGATCGTTATACAGAAGAAGGAACGATAA
- a CDS encoding RpoZ, DNA-directed RNA polymerase, subunit K-omega — MSDYGGDDYGGDAGDMGDDHAIDFDEEAEPDLMDDEDDQPGGGEDPDNADPNDDNVVVSGDANAAAAAKEASKNTVTSEKDKRVPNEKRTTTPYMTKYEKARVLGTRALQISGNAPVLIDVEGMTDPLQIAAKELQEKKIPLVVRRYLPDGFYEDWTCEELLT, encoded by the exons ATGTCTGACTACGGCGGCGACGACTACGGCGGTGATGCTGGGGACAT GGGGGATGACCATGCCATCGACTTTGACGAGGAAGCGGAACCCGATCTGATggacgacgaagacgacCAGCCCGGCGGCGGCGAAGACCCAGACAATGCCGACCCCAATGACGACAATGTAGTAGTGTCAGGCGATGCCAACGCGGCAGCTGCAGCCAAAGAAGCCTCCAAGAATACAGTTACAAGTGAAAAGGACAAGAGAGTTCCCAACGAGAAGCGCACAACCACGCCATACATGACCAAGTACGAAAAGGCGCGTGTGCTGGGTACAAGGGCACTTCAAATCAG TGGTAACGCTCCGGTGCTGATCGACGTAGAGGGTATGACGGATCCCCTCCAGATTGCTGCCAAAGAATTGcaggagaagaagattccCCTGGTTGTACGGCGCTACCTTCCTGATGGCTTTTACGAGGACTGGACTTGCGAAGAGCTTCTGACTTAG